A genomic region of Magnolia sinica isolate HGM2019 chromosome 6, MsV1, whole genome shotgun sequence contains the following coding sequences:
- the LOC131248285 gene encoding pentatricopeptide repeat-containing protein At1g15510, chloroplastic-like, giving the protein MTKGKELHGIINRRGFKFDASVANALIDMYGKCGDLEAARWLFDRMPQRDAASWTCMISDYLQRGLSLCPSVVQQEWVLMTSCGLGLRDLKSLPSKSL; this is encoded by the exons ATGACGAAAGGGAAGGAACTTCATGGGATTATAAATAGGAGAGGATTCAAATTTGATGCTTCCGTGGCAAATGCTCTGATTGATATGTATGGCAAATGTGGGGATCTGGAGGCTGCTCGTTGGCTGTTTGACAGAATGCCTCAGAGAGATGCTGCTTCATGGACATGCATGATATCTGACTACTTGCAAAGAGG GCTTTCACTGTGCCCATCTGTCGTTCAACAGGAATGGGTTCTGATGACTAGCTGCGGCCTGGGTTTGAGGGACCTGAAGTCGCTGCCCTCCAAATCCCTCTGA